From Haloglomus litoreum, the proteins below share one genomic window:
- a CDS encoding ASCH domain-containing protein encodes MSGDDLSTEAAPPDVRHLFEAYRGSLPPEGRPDLAGAFSFGDTPALADTLADLVCVGEKTATAEAKWTVEAAGEPLPEPGDHWVVLDGDGEPRCVIRTERVEVVPFVDVTPDHAAAEGESDGSLASWRLAHVRYYQRTLPEGRSFDPEMPVVCERFRVVYRA; translated from the coding sequence GTGAGCGGGGACGACCTGTCGACTGAGGCTGCTCCGCCCGACGTTCGACACCTGTTCGAAGCGTACCGCGGGAGTCTGCCACCAGAGGGGCGCCCGGACCTCGCCGGCGCGTTTTCGTTCGGCGACACGCCCGCGCTGGCCGATACGCTCGCCGACCTCGTCTGCGTGGGGGAGAAGACGGCTACCGCCGAGGCGAAGTGGACGGTTGAGGCGGCAGGAGAGCCGCTCCCGGAGCCGGGCGACCACTGGGTCGTCCTCGACGGCGATGGGGAGCCACGGTGTGTGATCCGCACCGAGCGCGTCGAGGTTGTCCCGTTCGTCGACGTGACTCCCGACCATGCCGCCGCCGAGGGCGAGAGCGACGGCTCGCTGGCGTCCTGGCGCCTGGCGCACGTCCGGTACTACCAGCGGACGCTTCCCGAGGGGCGATCGTTCGACCCGGAGATGCCGGTCGTCTGCGAGCGGTTCCGGGTCGTCTACCGCGCCTGA
- a CDS encoding CPBP family intramembrane glutamic endopeptidase, protein MTPPDPTRIDAPPETLVRFVALTFLLSWGLFLPVVLGLVPVAQATPLVVGSIFGPSVAALVLTWRADGLAGLRRLLARLVRIRVPLRWYAAALLPVGLGLLGWWYLHLTAGAGPLGRFGGDLGTLPLPVIVALFLVSSLGSGALAEELGWRGYALPRLQARFDALGASLLLGAVWAVWHLPVFLLTDAGTTLPFEWYLPRLLALSVLLTWVFDHTRGSVLHAVLLHAAVNGTEAFVSGTLTTPLLELRYGQAMTLLTVAAALVVIVVWGRELGDPRRPTTGDAQAR, encoded by the coding sequence GTGACTCCGCCAGACCCGACCCGGATCGACGCTCCCCCGGAAACGCTCGTCCGTTTCGTCGCCCTGACGTTCCTGCTCTCGTGGGGGCTGTTCCTCCCAGTCGTCCTCGGCCTCGTCCCCGTCGCGCAAGCCACACCGCTGGTGGTCGGTTCCATCTTCGGTCCGTCCGTTGCAGCGCTCGTGCTGACGTGGCGGGCCGACGGTCTCGCCGGCCTCCGACGACTGCTCGCCCGGCTCGTTCGAATCCGCGTTCCTCTCCGCTGGTACGCCGCCGCGCTCCTGCCGGTCGGCCTCGGCCTCCTCGGCTGGTGGTATCTCCACCTGACCGCCGGGGCCGGACCGCTCGGCCGGTTCGGCGGTGACCTCGGGACCCTCCCGCTCCCCGTCATCGTCGCCCTGTTCCTCGTCTCCAGCCTCGGAAGCGGGGCGCTCGCCGAGGAGCTGGGGTGGCGGGGCTACGCTCTCCCGCGACTGCAGGCACGGTTCGACGCGCTCGGCGCGAGCCTCCTCCTCGGGGCCGTCTGGGCCGTCTGGCACCTGCCGGTGTTCCTCCTGACCGACGCCGGGACGACGCTCCCGTTCGAGTGGTACCTGCCGCGACTCCTCGCGCTCTCGGTGTTGCTGACGTGGGTGTTCGACCACACCCGGGGGAGCGTGCTCCATGCCGTCCTCCTCCACGCAGCGGTCAACGGGACGGAGGCGTTCGTCTCGGGGACACTCACCACGCCGCTCCTCGAGCTCCGGTACGGGCAGGCGATGACGCTTCTGACCGTCGCGGCGGCGCTCGTCGTGATTGTCGTGTGGGGCCGGGAGTTGGGTGATCCACGGCGACCCACCACGGGAGACGCTCAGGCGCGGTAG